The genomic stretch CTACAAGACAAAGGGGTTTGGTGCATTGAAGGAGCAAGCAAAGAGGAGGCATTTGTCCGGCTGTACGGGAGCGAGCTTGGCTTGGCTATTAATCCTGAAAAAATCACGAACCCTTATGCGCCAGACTTACTGAACACCAAAAATGGAAAATTGGGAGATTTAAAAACCCAAAATACGCCATTTTTTCAGGCGGGCAGTAGATTTGGGCTTAATCCTCAACATACCGTGGTTTTTAACGGGAAAGATAGGGATAGATACAGATCTCTTTATCCTGAAATTGAAATTTACTTTGCGGTGGACTGGCAGGTTGTTTCCTTTGAAAGCAGCCATTCTAAAGTGAATGTAGAAGCTATGGTAGGCATATGGTTTATACCTTTTGGTGAATTGGACAAGGTGTTGGAAAAAGCACCCTTCCATTCATACCGGCAAAGAGTATATGACAATAAAGGTAATGCTAAGGGAAGTTACGTGTTGGATTTGATGAATCCTGCTTTCAGGAAAGTAGTATAAGGGTTGAATACCGCTTGACAGAAATGGGTCTAAATACCTTACCGATTATAGATAAACTAGCTCAGTTTGGATTGGAAAATTTAAAATAATTCGACAGAGCCGTTTAGAGTTGTTGGAGAAGTCACAGTCTGGCAAGGGCATCCGGCGGAACAGGTCGATACAATGAAGGAGCACCTTAATAAACTTAAACAACAAGGCATAGATTCGTTAAACGATTAGAATGAGTTATGGAAAAAAGCAAATTAGTTGAAATGAACAACGTGGGTATCGTTGTGGAAAACCTTGATAACGCAATTTCTTTTTTTTCAGAAATAGGACTGAAACTTGAAGGCCGGGGTATGGTGGAAGGTGAATGGGTCGGACAAGTAACAGGACTGGAAAATCAATCCGTAGAGATTGCGATGATGGTCACACCTGATGGACATAGCCGCATTGAACTTACAAGATTCCTAACACCGGCAACCATTTCAGATCATGATCATAGGACGGCACCTGTTAATTCGCTTGGCTATCTACGCGTCATGTTCAGGGTTGACAATATTGACGAGTTGGTGTCCAGACTCACCAGGCAAGGTGCTGAACTGGTAGGAGAAGTGGTTCAGTATGAAGATAAGTATCGGCTTTGCTACATCCGCGGAATAGAAGGACTACTAATTGGACTTGCGGAGCAACTATAACACTGAAAGCATCAAGGTATTGGGTAGTGGAGGTAAACCAACTTTGATAGCACAAATCTGTCTTAAAGCAACCCAGCCTAAATCCCGATACATTTCTGCTCCCGAATCACTTTGTTCATGTTGAAATATCGTGACAGGCTTTCCTCAAAGGGAGGGTATATAACTCTGTTATCATTAAACCACTTATTTCAAATCAGTTTTCTGGTTATATTGATAATTAAAACAAGCAGAGAGGAACCGCCCAAAGATTAGATTGTAGAACAATGACAAAAATTATTTCTAGTCCTTCGTGCGGGAACTCCCCCAAAATGGAGTTTCTGAAGGAATTCAATATAGCATTTGCTAAAGGAGATGTGAAATACCTGATCGAAAGTGTCACGGATGATATTGTTTGGGATATTGTAGGGGACAAACAAATTAAAGGCAAGGTTGACTTTGCTGTGGAGTTGGAAAAAATGAAAGGGTATAAAGCCAGCGAATTGGTTCTTGACCAGATCTTATCGCACGGAAAGGAGGGAGCTGCAAATGGAACAATGAAAATGGAGGACGGGAAAACTTATGCATTTTCTGACTTTTACCGATTCAAGGGAGCCAAAGGCGTGAAAATCCAATCAATTTCCTCTTATACCATCGAGGTTTTAAGTTCTATTAAAAAAACTTCTGAGAATGGGGGATTATAAGGAAGTCAGAAAATAAAACTTCAAAAAGATTTCGCTGGTAAAATACCCCGCCACATCCCCATTTTCTTCTATCAGATCAAAGCAAACATCGAAGATTTTCCTTTTGATCTTCAAACCGAGGGATCAGCTTATGATGGGTTGAGGTATGACTTTGCACAACTGGAAAAGGATTTGATTGTTCGAAGAAATGAACACCTTGCCGAAATGTTTTCGCACCGGGAACAGGGCAAATGGAGCGACAGTTTGCAAAATGCATACTGGTGCAGATCAGCCCCTTTCGGGAAAATAAGGGCCGTTGATATCGAATTGGACAAAATCAGGGAGGAATTTATTGATGACAACATCAATTCCGATAGAGTGATAGTATTGTCTTACCAATCCCATACTGCCAATTAGCTTTTTTTAACTTTGGCAAGTGAAATCATATAGTACCAACTGCTTGAGAGATGTCAAACAATCTTGAATTCCTCCACTTCGATATTTTTTCGGCAATAATTTTGGCTGGCTCAGTACAAGGGCTGTTTCTGTTTTTGCTGCTTATTACCAAGCAACAAAAACAGCCTTATCACAATTTGATTCTGGCAATGTTAGTCCTATCCTGTTCTTTAATCCTTTTTGAGATTTTTTTGGGTTACAGTGGATTAATGTATCAGGTATTGTGTTTAGTAGACTATTCAGAACCTTTAATATTTGCAATAGGACCACTCATTTTTCTTTTAGTCAGAAGTATGGGGGGCGAGCAGTACAGGAAGTCCGAATGGTTGCACTTTTTGCCTTTTGTATTTTATTTCTTTTATCACATGCCCTTTATGTTGGAAAACGATGACGTCAAGTTCAATGCGTTTCTCTGGGCGTTTCACCCTGAACGGGCACCTATAGACGCTGTCCACAAATTCCCATTTGATCCACTGCATATCAGGCGCAACCTGAACATCGTAGCGCTTATGCATTTTATCCTGTATCTTTTCCTTACTGTGTACAAAGGGAAAAAACTCCGGCAGAATGCGCACATCAATCCATATTTTCTATCCTGGATTAAGGTATTGCCAATCTCGTTTTTTG from Algoriphagus sp. NG3 encodes the following:
- a CDS encoding VOC family protein codes for the protein MEKSKLVEMNNVGIVVENLDNAISFFSEIGLKLEGRGMVEGEWVGQVTGLENQSVEIAMMVTPDGHSRIELTRFLTPATISDHDHRTAPVNSLGYLRVMFRVDNIDELVSRLTRQGAELVGEVVQYEDKYRLCYIRGIEGLLIGLAEQL
- a CDS encoding nuclear transport factor 2 family protein, with the protein product MTKIISSPSCGNSPKMEFLKEFNIAFAKGDVKYLIESVTDDIVWDIVGDKQIKGKVDFAVELEKMKGYKASELVLDQILSHGKEGAANGTMKMEDGKTYAFSDFYRFKGAKGVKIQSISSYTIEVLSSIKKTSENGGL